A portion of the Thunnus maccoyii chromosome 20, fThuMac1.1, whole genome shotgun sequence genome contains these proteins:
- the LOC121887549 gene encoding interferon-induced protein with tetratricopeptide repeats 1-like isoform X3: MSHASALRCRLLQLQSRFNWDLDPQDMDLESLSTRLQEHIKLRLGRRGAVALSCNFLAYVRYLQGRPEEAVSLLNQSEEETRKCFGEESERRLIVTYGDLAWLNYHTGDYTQSHTHCQRVEDILVKYPTSSSSVLHPEVYGEKAWTYLKFSWSYYTKAIECFHKALELQPDDSEWNAGLAIALYRRAPRALETSVNIEESPAIKQLRRALEVNPDDGILLSMLAIMLATNQKHQEAKDLVERALRIDPDNPHVTRYVAKYLRNGGDVDDSIDLLKQTLQRTSQSAFMHHQLALCYMRKKTAELMKKPFTNQVEVKRWRRLCIDHLDKAVRIKPSFVLALTDLALMYGEEKNISRSCRFYQSWTKVFSSFSICATLTFTTITPNRRQKQSLTTPRVC, translated from the exons ATGAG CCATGCGAGCGCTCTGCGCTGccggctgctgcagctgcagagtcGCTTCAACTGGGATCTGGACCCGCAGGACATGGACCTGGAGAGCCTCAGCACGAGGCTGCAGGAACACATCAAGCTCCGGCTGGGACGGCGGGGGGCGGTCGCTCTGTCCTGCAACTTCTTAGCTTATGTCAG GTATCTTCAGGGTCGACCAGAGGAGGCGGTGTCACTGCTCAACCAATCAGAGGAGGAGACCAGAAAGTGTTTTGGTGAGGAGAGCGAGCGGCGGCTCATCGTGACATACGGAGATCTGGCCTGGCTGAACTACCACACTGGAGactacacacagtcacacacacactgccagagAGTGGAAGATATACTG GTGAAGTATCCTACCAGTTCCTCCTCAGTTCTCCACCCAGAGGTGTATGGAGAGAAGGCCTGGACCTACCTCAAGTTTTCGTGGAGTTACTACACCAAAGCTATTGAATGCTTCCACAAAGCGTTGGAGCTGCAGCCTGATGACAGCGAGTGGAACGCTGGTTTGGCTATTGCCCTCTACCGGAGAGCACCG AGAGCTTTAGAAACATCCGTGAACATAGAGGAGTCACCGGCCATCAAACAGCTTCGCCGAGCCCTGGAGGTCAACCCTGACGATGGCATTCTGCTGTCCATGCTGGCTATAATGTTAGCTACCAACCAGAAACACCAAGAGGCTAAAGACCTGGTAGAGAGAGCGCTGAGGATCGATCCTGACAACCCTCATGTCACACGCTATGTGGCCAAATACCTTCGCAATGGG GGTGATGTGGATGACTCTATTGATCTGCTGAAGCAAACGCTGCAAAGGACCAGCCAGTCAGCTTTCATGCACCATCAGCTGGCTCTGTGCTACATGAGGAAGAAGACTGCTGAACTGATGAAGAAACCCTTCACCAACCAAg TAGAAGTAAAGCGCTGGAGGCGTCTGTGTATTGATCACCTGGACAAAGCTGTGAGGATAAAGCCTTCCTTTGTCCTCGCATTGACTGATCTGGCACTGATGtatggagaagaaaagaataTCAGCAG ATCCTGCAGATTTTACCAGAGTTGGACAAAAGTATTCAGCAGTTTTTCCATCTGCGCTACGCTGACTTTCACCACTATCACACCCAACAGGAGGCAGAAGCAATCACTCACTACACCAAG GGTCTGCTGA
- the LOC121887549 gene encoding interferon-induced protein with tetratricopeptide repeats 5-like isoform X1, which produces MSHASALRCRLLQLQSRFNWDLDPQDMDLESLSTRLQEHIKLRLGRRGAVALSCNFLAYVRYLQGRPEEAVSLLNQSEEETRKCFGEESERRLIVTYGDLAWLNYHTGDYTQSHTHCQRVEDILVKYPTSSSSVLHPEVYGEKAWTYLKFSWSYYTKAIECFHKALELQPDDSEWNAGLAIALYRRAPRALETSVNIEESPAIKQLRRALEVNPDDGILLSMLAIMLATNQKHQEAKDLVERALRIDPDNPHVTRYVAKYLRNGGDVDDSIDLLKQTLQRTSQSAFMHHQLALCYMRKKTAELMKKPFTNQVEVKRWRRLCIDHLDKAVRIKPSFVLALTDLALMYGEEKNISRANELFQQILQILPELDKSIQQFFHLRYADFHHYHTQQEAEAITHYTKGLLIPLDKWERKQCAKKLKKIAERRLSKDKNDSRAHGLLGLVAKTEGDKKKAVEFYEKALDCDSNNDEYLSALLDLRMELQ; this is translated from the exons ATGAG CCATGCGAGCGCTCTGCGCTGccggctgctgcagctgcagagtcGCTTCAACTGGGATCTGGACCCGCAGGACATGGACCTGGAGAGCCTCAGCACGAGGCTGCAGGAACACATCAAGCTCCGGCTGGGACGGCGGGGGGCGGTCGCTCTGTCCTGCAACTTCTTAGCTTATGTCAG GTATCTTCAGGGTCGACCAGAGGAGGCGGTGTCACTGCTCAACCAATCAGAGGAGGAGACCAGAAAGTGTTTTGGTGAGGAGAGCGAGCGGCGGCTCATCGTGACATACGGAGATCTGGCCTGGCTGAACTACCACACTGGAGactacacacagtcacacacacactgccagagAGTGGAAGATATACTG GTGAAGTATCCTACCAGTTCCTCCTCAGTTCTCCACCCAGAGGTGTATGGAGAGAAGGCCTGGACCTACCTCAAGTTTTCGTGGAGTTACTACACCAAAGCTATTGAATGCTTCCACAAAGCGTTGGAGCTGCAGCCTGATGACAGCGAGTGGAACGCTGGTTTGGCTATTGCCCTCTACCGGAGAGCACCG AGAGCTTTAGAAACATCCGTGAACATAGAGGAGTCACCGGCCATCAAACAGCTTCGCCGAGCCCTGGAGGTCAACCCTGACGATGGCATTCTGCTGTCCATGCTGGCTATAATGTTAGCTACCAACCAGAAACACCAAGAGGCTAAAGACCTGGTAGAGAGAGCGCTGAGGATCGATCCTGACAACCCTCATGTCACACGCTATGTGGCCAAATACCTTCGCAATGGG GGTGATGTGGATGACTCTATTGATCTGCTGAAGCAAACGCTGCAAAGGACCAGCCAGTCAGCTTTCATGCACCATCAGCTGGCTCTGTGCTACATGAGGAAGAAGACTGCTGAACTGATGAAGAAACCCTTCACCAACCAAg TAGAAGTAAAGCGCTGGAGGCGTCTGTGTATTGATCACCTGGACAAAGCTGTGAGGATAAAGCCTTCCTTTGTCCTCGCATTGACTGATCTGGCACTGATGtatggagaagaaaagaataTCAGCAG GGCTAACGAGTTGTTCCAACAGATCCTGCAGATTTTACCAGAGTTGGACAAAAGTATTCAGCAGTTTTTCCATCTGCGCTACGCTGACTTTCACCACTATCACACCCAACAGGAGGCAGAAGCAATCACTCACTACACCAAG GGTCTGCTGATACCACTGGACAAATGGGAGCGGAAGCAGTGCGCTAAG AAGCTGAAGAAGATCGCAGAGCGACGCCTCTCAAAAGACAAGAATGACAGCCGGGCTCACGGTCTGTTGGGACTGGTGGCCAAAACTGAGGGCGACAAGAAGAAAGCAGTGGAATTTTATGAGAAAGCTCTGGACTGTGACTCAAACAACGACGAGTACCTGTCTGCTCTGCTTGACCTGCGTATGGAGCTGCAGTGA
- the LOC121887549 gene encoding interferon-induced protein with tetratricopeptide repeats 5-like isoform X2 has product MSHASALRCRLLQLQSRFNWDLDPQDMDLESLSTRLQEHIKLRLGRRGAVALSCNFLAYVRYLQGRPEEAVSLLNQSEEETRKCFGEESERRLIVTYGDLAWLNYHTGDYTQSHTHCQRVEDILVKYPTSSSSVLHPEVYGEKAWTYLKFSWSYYTKAIECFHKALELQPDDSEWNAGLAIALYRRAPRALETSVNIEESPAIKQLRRALEVNPDDGILLSMLAIMLATNQKHQEAKDLVERALRIDPDNPHVTRYVAKYLRNGGDVDDSIDLLKQTLQRTSQSAFMHHQLALCYMRKKTAELMKKPFTNQEVKRWRRLCIDHLDKAVRIKPSFVLALTDLALMYGEEKNISRANELFQQILQILPELDKSIQQFFHLRYADFHHYHTQQEAEAITHYTKGLLIPLDKWERKQCAKKLKKIAERRLSKDKNDSRAHGLLGLVAKTEGDKKKAVEFYEKALDCDSNNDEYLSALLDLRMELQ; this is encoded by the exons ATGAG CCATGCGAGCGCTCTGCGCTGccggctgctgcagctgcagagtcGCTTCAACTGGGATCTGGACCCGCAGGACATGGACCTGGAGAGCCTCAGCACGAGGCTGCAGGAACACATCAAGCTCCGGCTGGGACGGCGGGGGGCGGTCGCTCTGTCCTGCAACTTCTTAGCTTATGTCAG GTATCTTCAGGGTCGACCAGAGGAGGCGGTGTCACTGCTCAACCAATCAGAGGAGGAGACCAGAAAGTGTTTTGGTGAGGAGAGCGAGCGGCGGCTCATCGTGACATACGGAGATCTGGCCTGGCTGAACTACCACACTGGAGactacacacagtcacacacacactgccagagAGTGGAAGATATACTG GTGAAGTATCCTACCAGTTCCTCCTCAGTTCTCCACCCAGAGGTGTATGGAGAGAAGGCCTGGACCTACCTCAAGTTTTCGTGGAGTTACTACACCAAAGCTATTGAATGCTTCCACAAAGCGTTGGAGCTGCAGCCTGATGACAGCGAGTGGAACGCTGGTTTGGCTATTGCCCTCTACCGGAGAGCACCG AGAGCTTTAGAAACATCCGTGAACATAGAGGAGTCACCGGCCATCAAACAGCTTCGCCGAGCCCTGGAGGTCAACCCTGACGATGGCATTCTGCTGTCCATGCTGGCTATAATGTTAGCTACCAACCAGAAACACCAAGAGGCTAAAGACCTGGTAGAGAGAGCGCTGAGGATCGATCCTGACAACCCTCATGTCACACGCTATGTGGCCAAATACCTTCGCAATGGG GGTGATGTGGATGACTCTATTGATCTGCTGAAGCAAACGCTGCAAAGGACCAGCCAGTCAGCTTTCATGCACCATCAGCTGGCTCTGTGCTACATGAGGAAGAAGACTGCTGAACTGATGAAGAAACCCTTCACCAACCAAg AAGTAAAGCGCTGGAGGCGTCTGTGTATTGATCACCTGGACAAAGCTGTGAGGATAAAGCCTTCCTTTGTCCTCGCATTGACTGATCTGGCACTGATGtatggagaagaaaagaataTCAGCAG GGCTAACGAGTTGTTCCAACAGATCCTGCAGATTTTACCAGAGTTGGACAAAAGTATTCAGCAGTTTTTCCATCTGCGCTACGCTGACTTTCACCACTATCACACCCAACAGGAGGCAGAAGCAATCACTCACTACACCAAG GGTCTGCTGATACCACTGGACAAATGGGAGCGGAAGCAGTGCGCTAAG AAGCTGAAGAAGATCGCAGAGCGACGCCTCTCAAAAGACAAGAATGACAGCCGGGCTCACGGTCTGTTGGGACTGGTGGCCAAAACTGAGGGCGACAAGAAGAAAGCAGTGGAATTTTATGAGAAAGCTCTGGACTGTGACTCAAACAACGACGAGTACCTGTCTGCTCTGCTTGACCTGCGTATGGAGCTGCAGTGA
- the ch25h gene encoding cholesterol 25-hydroxylase-like protein — MLLQPLWTFTLGHSSLLRSPLFPVLFSIGVYLACCLPFLLLDALSRRWALVRRYKLQPQSSVSWASVRSCLALTLYNHLVFIFPLTVMHWYLRPVHLPEEAPPLPHLLAQVLVCLLLFDFQSFVWHLLHHRVPWLYRTFHKVHHTYTSTSALTTEYSGAWETLSLGFFAAINPFLLGCHPLTELAFFILNIWLSVEDHCGYDLPCSTHRLVPLGLYGGSRHHDLHHLKSKCNYAPYFTHWDRLAGTLSTQD, encoded by the exons ATGTTGTTGCAGCCTCTCTGGACATTCACGCTGGGACACTCGTCCCTCCTGCGCTCACCCCTGTTCCCCGTCCTCTTCTCGATCGGCGTCTACCTGGCCTGCTGCCTGCCCTTCCTGCTGCTGGACGCGCTGTCCCGCAGGTGGGCCCTGGTGCGCAGGTACAAGCTGCAGCCTCAGAGCTCCGTCAGCTGGGCCTCGGTGCGGAGCTGCTTGGCTCTGACGCTCTACAACCACCTGGTCTTCATCTTCCCGCTGACCGTGATGCACTGGTACCTGAGGCCCGTCCACCTGCCCGAGGAGGCCCCGCCCCTGCCTCACCTGCTGGCCCAGGTGCTGGTCTGCCTGCTGCTCTTCGACTTCCAGAGCTTTGTCTGGCACCTGCTGCACCACAGAGTGCCCTGGCTCTACCGCACCTTCCACAAG GTGCACCACACCTACACCTCCACCTCCGCCCTCACCACCGAGTACTCGGGGGCCTGGGAGACTCTCAGCCTGGGCTTCTTCGCCGCCATTAACCCCTTCCTCCTGGGCTGCCACCCGCTGACCGAGCTGGCCTTCTTCATCCTCAACATCTGGCTGTCGGTGGAGGATCACTGCGGCTACGACCTGCCCTGCTCCACTCACCGCCTGGTGCCGCTCGGGCTGTACGGAGGATCCCGACACCACGACCTGCACCACCTCAAGTCCAAGTGCAACTACGCCCCCTACTTCACCCACTGGGACCGACTGGCTGGGACACTGAGCACTCAAGACTGA